The Balaenoptera acutorostrata chromosome 2, mBalAcu1.1, whole genome shotgun sequence genomic sequence TGGTCCTGTGAGGCCCCCTGTCCTCTCTTCAGACCACCCCTGGCTCTCTCTGCCGAGAAGGAGCTGCTGGCAGTACGTCCTCTTAAGAGCTGAGGTCCATCATGCAGACCCTGAGAAAACTCCTAGTCAAAACGCTCCACATTCTTGTTTAAGTCAACAGAGGTCAATTCCTTTGGAAGTGCTGGGTGTGTCCCAAGTTGATGCAACTGCAGAGCCCTTAGATAAACCAGCACATCTCTGCGGCCCCTTCCCTTACACTCCTCGGGGCCCTCGTGACATAGGCTCAGAAGACTGTGCCAGCCTCAAGCCTTACCTCTTCCAACAGAAGGCCACACCGTCTTCTAGGATCTTGTCCCATGAATCTCAGTTGCtgtgtggaaatcaaaagagagaaaaacacttctTCACTAAAGAGAATTTCCTGTGGAAGCTGAAAAGCTCAGGATCAATTCCCACTTACAGTCATGACTTTATTATTACATGACTGGGCCAGAAGCACGGGAGCCGGTTATCTCCCCTTCAGTTCCCCCTGAGGTGCTAAAGCCCCCAACTCTCCCTTATAGAAGCATGAGtctggggtggagagatgggacTGGCTCGGAGAAGGTACAGCTCCCtccgcagccccagcccctgctcacttCCTCTCCTTCGGAGAATGTAACACGCAGCCTGGACATTGGCTCCACGGTCTCCTCGGGCTGAGGTCTTCCCCCGTGGGCTgctcctcctcattctcctttgctccttgcttctcctcctcctctcctcctcctccacctcctcctcggtGGTGCTCTCGGATTCCACATCGCCCATCATCTGGGCCATGGTGAGATGAAAGACATGGCAGCTGAAGCCCTCCTGGACGCCGTACCGCACGTGCTGCCGGAGGATCTCCAAGGTGGGGAACACCCGGCAGCAGGCCATGCACCTGAAGCCGGCCTCCATGGTCACCAGCCAGTCCGGTGTCTTGGCCCTGGGTCTCTCCTGGACTGCAGCTGACCCTGATGGGCTGTATGGCTCTGCCCTTTCCTCACACTCTTTCTCCTCCCCAGTGGGCTCACTGTCAGACAGGCGGTTTCTGGTGGACACAGCAGAGCGGGGAGAACCTACACGCACATCCTCAGGAAGGGTCACTTCTTCTATCCTCAGCCGCTTTTCTAGCAACCCCAAGGgtttctctgtctcccaggaGACAGCTACACCCTTGATCGTTTTCACCCGCATGTAGTATATTTtcatgcctctttcctctttgtttgtaTACAGAGAGGTCTTACTGAATGAAGGGGATGAGAAGGCGACACACTGTGGTGGGGGAGCGGTCTCCCCTTCTTCCTGAACCCGGGCTAGGGGTGCTCTAGGCCGGGGAGTGTCTCGATGTAATCTCCAgattcctgggaaaggaaattaaaaacataataacatgCTCGGGCCATGCTGGAAGCTGAGGGAGCAGGTGTGGTAGATGAGAGAGGGACATTTGCATGACGTAGCTGTGTCATGAGCTTGGTGTCTGTTGGCCGTAGGATGGAGTGGTGTATCTGGTGTCATCTGTGGGCTTTTCATCTGCGTGTGGGGGGATACTGGAGCGGTGGCTATATACAGGGGTGTGGAGTATGGTGGTGAGGGCTGTGGTATGTGAGGGATGTGGGAGGATGCGTGTACTACGAGGAGTGTGAGTTTGGGAATATCGGTGGTGCATTACTTGTGGAATGGGGGTGTAGGAGAGGAGCACTGTGGATCACGTGCTTGGGGTTTACGTGTGCACTGAGAATGGCTGTGCCTGGAGAGCGGATGTATGTGTGAGCTGGGTGGACCTCAGCTGGATGGTCCTGCTCTCAGGCTGGAGGTCTATGATGAAGAACTCTGTCCTTCTCAGGaagcaaaggcaaaggcaaaccctacattttcctctgaagatgcttaatctggtccctctgccctccacctcaAGCCCAGACCTTTCCGGCCCCTGCTCCTTAACTTCCCCACCATGGTGGTACCAGGATTCACACGCCCCCAGACTCAGCTGAGATCCACGCCCTCGTACAGCTCAGCCATCCTGCTCAGGCTCCTCCACAGAGCCCTCAGCTCCTCTGTTGACCCTGGgtttcctctcagcctccctgggatctgtgtgcctcctgcctcccagccaaGCAGCCCCTCACCTGAGGAGCCCCGCGCCCTTACCACCACGGATGAGCTTGCGTGGAGAAGAAGCACAGAAGTATTCAGAGGCAGAGGggacctcccctgcccctgggctgcAGCCTTGGGCCACCACAGGAGATCCAAGCTGAGGGGGATCCTCTTGTGACTTCGAGATTCCTGAGGGAGGAATGAAAGGCTCAGGGTGGGTTCCTCAATCCTCtggccacaaatatttactgacggtCTGACATGTGTCAGGTGCAGTGAATACACACAGTTGAGAGTGTGGTTCCCAGTGGATACTccagtatttaattaaaatcaatactTATTCTGTCAGTGTCTTGTGGGTAATGTGGGCCTAGGTGGTGACTGTGAGTATGTGTGAAGAGTGAGTGATGTCTATCACTTAAGTCTGTGGTAAGTGTGGGGTTGGCGTGGGGAGCACAGTGCAgatgtgtgtatctgtatctgtGGCCTCTGTGTGCATGATTTCTGTTCACAAGTCAGGAATTCTGGGACATGTAACTTTTCCTCATCACACGGTGTGGCTTGTATTTATggtgtgtgttcattcattcattcaccaaggtTCAGTAAGCAGCTACTCCTATGTATCCGGCACTCTTCCATTGTTCTAGTCTCTGGTAAGGCTGCACATTTTAGTAGAGGAAGACAAACACTAAACAACAATACAATCAATATATAACACATCAGCTGGTGGTAAGTATATAAGGGTTGCCAGacttagcaaacaaaaatacagggcacccggttaaatttcaatttcagataaaccCAGAATAATTTTGTAGTGTAAGTATTCCCATGCAGTATTTGGTCTTACTTATTTTTCGTGTAAGTATGGCCcatacaatatttgggacatactcatactgaaaaattacttgttgtttatctggaattcaaatttaactggacagcccatattttatctggcaaccctgacATGGGTTAGTGAGACTGTGCTTTACTGTGGTTTGTACAAAGCGGGTCTGGCATCACTAAAGAATGTGTTAGAAGTGTGGTGTGTATGACATGTGACTGGTTCTTACAGAGGTATTTAGAGATAGCTGAAGTTAGCTGTGTTTGCGAGAGTtgaggagatacatatatatatagtgtgtgtgtcatatatatatagtgtgtgtgtctatatacataTCTCATCTCCAGCGTTTGGTGTTGGAGGAGAGGATTGTGACACAGGTGGGTTGTATGAGAACGTAGTTCAGGAGTGATGCGTGTATATACCTACATGTGCTGTGTGTGGTTTAATAAGGAAGTtatatgtggggtgtgtgataTATTTGCTGTATCAGAGTGTACATGGGTGTATGAGTTACTGCCTCATAAAACACCCCTAACAAGAATTCTGTACACACTCTTACATACACCGAGTGTCACCCAGGTCCAGGCAGGGTGACAAGAACTTTACCATGCAGACTTTATATCTGATGAGCACTCTACCCCCATTCATCCCGCTCTTCTCtccactaccacacacacacacacacacacactcacactcacacacacacacactggaacatagagaaaaatattctgaatggtgagacagGGGCAGTCATTGCCTTCCCCAGCCTGTCCCAGCCACTGCCTGAAAATCTGCCTGCTGTCTAGACCTCCACTCCCAGGGCCCATCCTAGTCTCCAGGACCCTAGGCCTGGTAGGAGCTACTGGGCTCTAATCTGGGGCAGAGGCCTCCAGCTGGAAGTCTGGGGTAGGCTCCACTCTGCCCCACTTCCTCACGTGACCACCCCTCTCCCAGGGCAAGCTACTCGCCTACGTTTAAGGCACGCAGGCACCAGGTGGCCCGTGGCTCTCAGAGCTCCCCGCAGGACCCTGAGGACATCTCTCACCCCCGCCCATGCGGGCTCAGTCTCTGGaaagcccttcccttcccttgatcTCCTTTGGGAAATTCTTCCTGTCCAAGGAATAAAACCTCCTTGCTTTCAATGACACCATCCCTAGACAAACAATCTCCTTTCGAACTGCATTCCACTTCTCAAGATACTTTTCAACAAGGCCTTCAACTCGTGGGGCTTCTCTTTCCACTTTGGCAAAAGGGGCCAAGCAGCTCATGGGTCTCTCTCAGCATCCTTGCATCCTTCACACCCCCCACCTCATGACCCCAGGGGAAGatcaaagagaataagagagaactCGGGGACTGAGAAAAGCTGCACCTCTAGGTCTGTGCAAGCAGGATGCAGCCTGCTGTGAGTCCGACAAAGCTCCAGGCCCGGCAGCCCCAGGAGAGGGTCCTCAGACCAGCGGAGCTGACCTCCCATCTCCCAGGGGCACCTGGCCGTTCTGTGCCGTCTCACACCACAGGGACCCTCCGTGTGGATACGGCAGCATCAGTGAGACAAGGTCTCTCGCACCCTGCTTCACAGGTGACACGTTCTCAGTGCCCCCCTTCCTAGAGAAGGCTCAGTTTGGCAGAAACCCATGTTCCCCCCACAAGTTGCCCCCCACATACC encodes the following:
- the LOC130706484 gene encoding LOW QUALITY PROTEIN: protein FAM170A-like (The sequence of the model RefSeq protein was modified relative to this genomic sequence to represent the inferred CDS: inserted 1 base in 1 codon), giving the protein MRRRQKRKHLESEESQETAEKGGGIWRLHRDTPRPRAPLARVQEEGETAPPPQCVAFSSPSFSKTSLYTNKEERGMKIYYMRVKTIKGVAVSWETEKPLGLLEKRLRIEEVTLPEDVRVGSPRSAVSTRNRLSDSEPTGEEKECEERAEPYSPSGSAAVQERPRAKTPDWLVTMEAGFRCMACCRVFPTLEILRQHVRYGVQEGFSCHVFHLTMAQMMGDVESESTTEEEVEEEXEEEEKQGAKENEEEQPTGEDLSPRRPWSQCPGCVLHSPKERK